In Puntigrus tetrazona isolate hp1 chromosome 7, ASM1883169v1, whole genome shotgun sequence, the following are encoded in one genomic region:
- the LOC122349035 gene encoding fucolectin-like: MEGRYVTVNIPGDSKILTLCEVGVYVISGNLAIGRTATQSSTYGSWSAEQAIDFNPGFIQPSTLCSSTDTQTNPWWRLDLGSVYRVNRVVVTNRLDCCPERIKAEIHIGNSLENNGNNNPRCAVIPSIPAGASSTFTCNDMEGRYVNLFISVNSQYLTLCEVEVYGEDDTCEEGTEV, from the exons ATGGAGGGACGCTATGTTACGGTGAATATTCCTGGAGACTCAAAGATTCTTACTCTCTGTGAAGTGGGAGTCTACGTTATCTCAG GTAATTTGGCGATAGGAAGAACCGCCACACAATCATCCACCTATGGAAGCTGGTCTGCTGAACAAGCCATTGACTTCAATCCAGGTTTTATACAGCCATCGACATTGTGTTCCTCAACCGATACTCAGACTAACCCATGGTGGAGGCTTGATCTGGGCTCTGTGTACAGAGTTAATAGAGTGGTCGTCACAAACAGACTAGACTGCTGTCCAGAACGAATAAAAGCTGAGATTCACATCGGAAACTCTTTGGAGAACAACGGCAACAACAATCCCAG ATGTGCTGTGATTCCTAGTATTCCAGCTGGCGCTTCCTCCACCTTCACATGTAACGATATGGAGGGTCGATACGTCAATCTGTTCATTTCTGTAAATTCACAGTATCTTACTCTTTGTGAGGTGGAGGTCTATGGAGAAG ACGACACTTGTGAAGAAGGAACTGAAGTCTGA